In Candidatus Poribacteria bacterium, the DNA window CACTTTTGACGTGTCTACACGTCCACATCAGGATTGTTGTTCCCTTTTTGTCCCCAAGCATCCTGCTACCCGCGCTTCGCTTACTGAATTAGCCGATGCAGAATCAGGTTTGGATATAGAAACACTGGTTGAAAACGCATTGAACAATCTTGAGAAAACAGTTGTCGGTTAATAGTTTTCAGTAACTCGTTTGTAGAAGGAAAACGTTTGCAACTCGCTTAACCGAAAACTGACAACCGAAAACCGAAAACTATGAGAATACTACTCATTCGGCTCAGTTCCCTTGGCGACATCGTGCTTACGACACCGGTTATCCGAGCTGTCCGTTCCCATTTTCCGGATGCGTACATTGCTATGCTTGTCGCAAAGCAGTCGGCAGATGTCCTCCGAGAAAATCCGCACCTTGATGAAATAATTACGTTTGACCGGTTCGCTAAAAACAAGGATACGGGTGAGATGTTGCGGGTCGTCCGTATCCTACGCGAACGGAAATTTACACTGACGATTGATCTTCAGCGGAAGTTTCGCACTGAGCTGCTAATGTATCTCAGTGGTGCCGCCGAGCGTGTTGGAAAAGGTAGATTCTGCACCGTCCGCGTCCGTGAGCGGGGAAACAAGCACGCTACAGCACATTACTTCGATCTGTTATATGCAGTCGGAATTCCAGCGGTAGATCAGAGATTGGAAATGTTTTTCGCGTCATCTGAACGCGCAGATGCCACACAGCGATTTGACGCTGCAGGCATTACTGAGACCGGTTTAAAGGTGGGACTCTTTCCGGGGGCAGGCTGGAAGTTACGCGAATGGATGCCCGAACGCTTCGCAGCTATAGGGGATAAGCTGGTCCAACATTTCAACGCTGATGTCCTGATTTTTGGTGGACAAAGGGAAACGGAACTCGTACATACCGTTGTGAATCTAATGGACGCGCGTGCCTTTGCATTTGCGGGAAACCTTCAGATTCGGGAGTTAGCCGCCTGCATCGAAAAGTGCGATCTCTTTCTCACCAATGACACCGGTCCTATGCACATTGCCGCAGCGGTGGGGACCCCCACCGTGTCTCTATTCGGTCCTGGGAACCACATCCGATTTCAACCGCTCGGCGAGTTACACCAAACTATCCGCCACGCTGTGCCCTGCAGCCCCTGTAAGCAATTCACGGATAAGTGCAAGGATAATATCTGTATGAAAGGGATTGGTGTAGATGAGGTATGGCAGTCCGTTTCTCGCACACTTGAGAGAACCTGACAACAGGGATTAGACCTTTCCTTTATCCGCAGGCCGCCTCAAAGACGCGTAGATGGTTTTCACCGAGCACCTTTCGTATATCGTCATCGGAATAGCCACGCTCGCTCAGACCTTCTGCAATTTTGAAGAATTCACTGGCATCTTTGAGCAGGTCGCCACCACCGTCAAAATCCGAACCGATCCCGACGTGGTCGATGCCAGCGATGTCAATTGCATAGGCGATGTGGTTAAGCAATTGCGCCAGGGGGGGCATTTTTTGCCAGCCGTCCACAGTGATAAACCCCGGGACGAAGGTGATTCCTACAACGCCGCCGTTGGCTGCTAAGGCTTTCAGCTGCTCGTTACTCAAGTTCCGCGGGTGACGACACAACGTTTTGCAGTTGCTATGAGAGGCGATGACGGGGTATTCCGAGATTTCCAGAACGTCCCAGAAACCACGCTCGCTAATATGGGAGACATCCACAAGCATTCCAAGACGGTTCATCTCTTTGACCAATGCCATACCGAATCGCGTCAAACCGCCGCCAAGGTCCTCCTCGTCGTTTCCTGTTGATGCCCATGTATTCAGGTTATGTGTCAACCCGATTGAGCGGACACCAATTATATAGAGTGAACGGAGGATATTCAGGCTCCGTTCGACGGCTTCGCTGTTTTCAATGACGAGAACTGCAGCGAGTTTACCTGTCGCCTTTGCTTCACGAATATCGCTCGCCTTCCGTGCGATACAGATGTCATCCGTGTTTGCTGTCACCTCTGCATCGAACCAACCGAACGCATCTAACGCATAAGCGAGGTGATTTTTCCATGCGCGTGTCACGTCAACAGCGAAAAACGCTGCATCGATGCCACCCTGCCGCATTTTTGGAATGTTAAGTTGGATACCAACGGCTTCCTCTCCAGAGGGGACAGGACCGCGGAGATAAGCGATAGTGCCAGTCAACTCCGAGGGATTTTGGACGTTTTCATTGTACGGGTTGGCTGACCCAATCCCTACGCCTCGGCGGATATGCGCCACGATAGCATCGTTGTGTGAATCGATAACGAGAGACTGCTCATGTAGCGTCGAAATCTGGGGGGTTGATCCTGTTTGTTCGTTTTTCTTTTTCATAGTTTTAATGTAGGGGTTGGGTTACCCAATCCCTAATCTAATATCGTTTGTATCGTCCGCTCGGCGATATCGGGGGTAACCCGTAAAGTTGTTGCGACGGTATACGGGAGTTGATGTTGCGTGACGTAGTCAGATAAATTAATAAGCGTTTCGGTGATTGCATCCGGAGCAACAGCGGATGGCCGGTAGTTGATTTGCAAACACTCTAACGCGTGGCGGTACTGCATCCACGGTTGCGATTGGAGCACAGCCATCAGTAAAATACCGAGCCCTACCAATTCGCCGTGTAAAACTGTTTCTCCATTTGTTGTTTCGTCGATGGATGATAAATGGTTCTCAATTGCATAGACAAAATGGTGTTCGCTCCCTTCTTCAACACGGCTATGCCCACATAGATAGCAGACCTGCACCTCCATACAGAGCAGGTCGAGTAGAAGCTTCAACCCTGTAGGGGTACCGCTACCAATTTCCCGTGCGTTATCTAAGAGGGTTTGGAGAAGGGTGCCTCCTATATCAATCGCTTGTGGTGTGACCCGCTGAGTTGATGGATTCGCACCCATCTTTTCGGCTTCCTGCCAATCCCACATTGCTGTTGCAATTGAGAGGACATCTGCAGCACCACTTGCTCGCATTGAGGCGGGCGCGTTGCACAAGACATCCATATCTATGATAACGGTGTCAGGTGCTTTTGAGGGAAGATAGTGAACGCATCCATTTTCTCTAACGCCTGTTGCATTCGTCAAAAAAGCATCTGTTGACAGAATAGTAGGAAGAGCGATCAGCGGAAGTCCGTTTGCTGCGGCAACGTACTTAGCAGTGTCAATCGCCAAGCCCCCACCAATACCGTAAATGACTTCACCCGCGCACGCTTCTGCGAGTGCTGTCATATCCGCCTTCGTATTTCCGTCAACATAGATAGTCTGTTGCGAATGGACATCAATACCCTTGACGGCTTCCCATGCTGGCTCTGTTGTGAAAACGACTGCTTCGCGCCGTTCCTTAATGTCAGCAAGGGAGCATCTCACAATACTCGGCAATCGTCCAATTTTTTCATGAGAACAATCATCTAACAACATCAGAACCCTCTTATGAGATTCGAGCGACTTTACTTGATTGACGATGGCAACTCCACGAGATATATCTGTCGGGAACCTTCGTGAACCGAGTCGAAGGTAATTGTTTTTCCATCAGGTGCCCAACGTGGGTGTAAATCGCATCGAATATCTCCAACGAACTGTTCTTCGTGGTGGAATTCACCCAAGACAATTTTTCGGTTTTCAGCGATATTGTAAACCATGAGTTGCGCCAAACGCTCTGTCCCGCGAGGGTATGTATCACAAAGCAACCATTCTCGATTTGGTGAGAATGAAGCGTGTCCATCGTTCGGCAAGACCCCGCGCCCGAGGGGTGTGAAGTCGCGCAGCCCATCTGTAAATTCAACGAATCCCATCTCGCCCAATATGTCTGATGAAACAAGAATCCGCGTGGGTGTTCGCCAATCGAAATGGGAAACTCGGTAGCCGAATGGAATTTGCATTTCCAAATCGGAACCGTCGGGGTTCACTGTCCAGAGCGAAGTGTAAAATCCTGTTTCCTGTCGAACTCGGCAGAAGAATAGGAGACGCGTTCCATCTGTATTGAACAGAACGTGATTAAACCATGTCCGCTTCCCTACCACCTGTTTGTCTCCACTCGCTCGGATGACATCGGCAA includes these proteins:
- a CDS encoding dipeptidase; translation: MKKKNEQTGSTPQISTLHEQSLVIDSHNDAIVAHIRRGVGIGSANPYNENVQNPSELTGTIAYLRGPVPSGEEAVGIQLNIPKMRQGGIDAAFFAVDVTRAWKNHLAYALDAFGWFDAEVTANTDDICIARKASDIREAKATGKLAAVLVIENSEAVERSLNILRSLYIIGVRSIGLTHNLNTWASTGNDEEDLGGGLTRFGMALVKEMNRLGMLVDVSHISERGFWDVLEISEYPVIASHSNCKTLCRHPRNLSNEQLKALAANGGVVGITFVPGFITVDGWQKMPPLAQLLNHIAYAIDIAGIDHVGIGSDFDGGGDLLKDASEFFKIAEGLSERGYSDDDIRKVLGENHLRVFEAACG
- a CDS encoding iron-containing alcohol dehydrogenase gives rise to the protein MLLDDCSHEKIGRLPSIVRCSLADIKERREAVVFTTEPAWEAVKGIDVHSQQTIYVDGNTKADMTALAEACAGEVIYGIGGGLAIDTAKYVAAANGLPLIALPTILSTDAFLTNATGVRENGCVHYLPSKAPDTVIIDMDVLCNAPASMRASGAADVLSIATAMWDWQEAEKMGANPSTQRVTPQAIDIGGTLLQTLLDNAREIGSGTPTGLKLLLDLLCMEVQVCYLCGHSRVEEGSEHHFVYAIENHLSSIDETTNGETVLHGELVGLGILLMAVLQSQPWMQYRHALECLQINYRPSAVAPDAITETLINLSDYVTQHQLPYTVATTLRVTPDIAERTIQTILD
- a CDS encoding glycosyltransferase family 9 protein gives rise to the protein MRILLIRLSSLGDIVLTTPVIRAVRSHFPDAYIAMLVAKQSADVLRENPHLDEIITFDRFAKNKDTGEMLRVVRILRERKFTLTIDLQRKFRTELLMYLSGAAERVGKGRFCTVRVRERGNKHATAHYFDLLYAVGIPAVDQRLEMFFASSERADATQRFDAAGITETGLKVGLFPGAGWKLREWMPERFAAIGDKLVQHFNADVLIFGGQRETELVHTVVNLMDARAFAFAGNLQIRELAACIEKCDLFLTNDTGPMHIAAAVGTPTVSLFGPGNHIRFQPLGELHQTIRHAVPCSPCKQFTDKCKDNICMKGIGVDEVWQSVSRTLERT